A genomic window from Serratia liquefaciens includes:
- the truA gene encoding tRNA pseudouridine(38-40) synthase TruA: MSEVVLPTQPTLKIALGIEYDGSRYYGWQRQQEVASVQACLEQALSKVANAPINVLCAGRTDAGVHATGQVVHFETTAQRKDAAWTMGVNTHLPPDIAVRWVTGVPEDFHARFSATARRYRYIIYNHRYRAAVLQQGMTHFYHPLDADRMERAAQALLGENDFTSFRAVQCQSRTPWRNVKHVKVTRHGEYIVVDIKANAFVHHMVRNIVGSLMEIGCGNQDENWMAELLALKDRNLAAATARAEGLYLVSVDYPEHFALPRPPMGPLFLPDD; the protein is encoded by the coding sequence ATGTCAGAGGTTGTTTTGCCCACCCAGCCGACCCTGAAAATCGCGCTGGGGATTGAATACGACGGCAGCCGTTATTATGGCTGGCAACGTCAGCAGGAAGTGGCCAGCGTGCAGGCCTGTCTGGAACAGGCTTTGAGCAAGGTGGCCAACGCGCCGATCAACGTGCTGTGCGCCGGACGTACCGACGCCGGGGTGCACGCTACCGGTCAGGTGGTGCATTTTGAAACCACCGCGCAGCGCAAGGACGCCGCCTGGACGATGGGGGTCAACACCCATCTGCCGCCGGACATCGCCGTGCGCTGGGTAACCGGCGTGCCTGAAGATTTCCATGCGCGCTTCAGCGCCACCGCGCGCCGTTACCGCTACATTATTTATAATCACCGCTACCGCGCGGCGGTATTGCAGCAGGGGATGACCCATTTTTATCACCCGCTGGATGCCGATCGGATGGAAAGGGCGGCGCAGGCGCTGCTGGGCGAGAACGACTTTACTTCGTTCCGCGCCGTGCAATGCCAGTCGCGAACGCCCTGGCGTAACGTAAAACACGTTAAGGTTACGCGCCACGGTGAATATATTGTGGTAGATATCAAGGCGAATGCCTTCGTGCATCACATGGTTCGCAATATTGTCGGCAGCCTGATGGAAATTGGCTGCGGCAATCAGGACGAGAACTGGATGGCCGAGTTGCTGGCGCTGAAGGATCGCAATCTGGCTGCGGCTACGGCGCGGGCCGAAGGGTTATACCTGGTGAGCGTTGATTATCCTGAGCATTTTGCACTACCCCGGCCACCGATGGGGCCACTGTTTTTACCCGACGATTAA
- a CDS encoding aspartate-semialdehyde dehydrogenase codes for MSDGWNIALLGATGAVGEALLELLQERQFPVGELYPLASERSAGATVRFNGKSVLVQKAEEFDWSQAQLAFFVAGSEASARYAEEAGNMGCLVIDTSGLFALEPDVPLVVPGVNPQVLADYRNRNIVAVADSMVSQLLTAIKPLTEQAGLSRLHVTTLMSVSSRGKVAVDDLAGQSARLLNGIPAEPGVFAKQLAFNLLPLMTDEQGSVREERLIVDQVRKVLQDEGLPISVSCVQSPVFYGHAQVVHLEALRPISAEEARSELEQVDDIQLSEEDDYPTQVTEASGSDALSLGCLRNDYGIPEILQFWSVADNVRFGGALMAIETAERLVQEQMY; via the coding sequence ATGTCTGACGGCTGGAATATCGCTCTGCTTGGCGCCACTGGCGCGGTAGGTGAAGCGTTGCTGGAACTGTTACAGGAACGCCAGTTCCCGGTGGGCGAACTCTATCCTTTGGCCAGCGAGCGCAGTGCCGGTGCAACGGTGCGCTTCAATGGCAAATCGGTACTGGTGCAAAAAGCGGAAGAATTCGACTGGTCACAGGCACAGTTGGCGTTCTTCGTCGCCGGTAGCGAAGCCTCGGCCCGTTACGCGGAAGAAGCCGGCAATATGGGCTGCCTGGTGATCGACACCAGCGGTCTGTTTGCGCTGGAGCCGGACGTTCCGCTGGTGGTGCCTGGGGTTAACCCGCAGGTGCTGGCGGACTACCGTAACCGCAATATTGTCGCCGTGGCCGACAGCATGGTCAGCCAACTGCTGACGGCAATCAAACCCTTGACCGAACAGGCCGGGCTTTCTCGCCTGCACGTCACCACCCTGATGTCGGTTTCGTCACGCGGGAAAGTGGCGGTAGACGATTTGGCCGGTCAGAGTGCGCGTCTGCTGAACGGCATTCCGGCCGAGCCGGGCGTGTTTGCCAAGCAGCTGGCGTTCAACCTGCTGCCGTTGATGACCGACGAGCAGGGCAGCGTGCGCGAAGAACGGTTGATCGTCGATCAGGTGCGCAAAGTGCTGCAGGACGAAGGGCTGCCGATCTCCGTGAGCTGCGTGCAGTCGCCGGTGTTCTACGGCCATGCGCAGGTGGTGCATCTGGAAGCGTTGCGTCCCATCTCTGCGGAAGAGGCACGCAGCGAGCTGGAGCAGGTGGACGATATCCAACTGAGCGAAGAAGACGACTATCCGACTCAGGTCACGGAAGCCTCCGGCAGCGATGCGCTGAGCCTGGGCTGTTTGCGCAATGACTACGGCATTCCTGAAATCCTGCAGTTCTGGTCGGTCGCCGACAACGTGCGCTTCGGCGGCGCGCTGATGGCGATCGAAACCGCAGAGCGTTTGGTGCAGGAGCAGATGTACTGA
- the pdxB gene encoding 4-phosphoerythronate dehydrogenase PdxB has translation MKILVDENMPYATELFSRLGNVQAVPGRPIPSDALADADALMVRSVTKVNEALLVGTRIGFVGTATAGTDHVDDAWLQQQGIGFSAAPGCNAIAVVEYVFSALMLLAERDGFHLRDKTVGIIGVGNVGSRLDARLKALGVRTLLCDPPRADRGDSGEFWPLEKLVAEADVLTFHTPLNKSGPYHSLHLADADLLAALPDNRILINACRGPVVDNAALLQALEKGKKLSTVLDVWEPEPELSLPLLARVDIGTAHIAGYTLEGKARGTTQVFEAFSRHLGQPQQIELASLLPVPEFSQIQLNGPLDEGKLKRLMHLVYDVRRDDAPLRKVAGQPGEFDRLRKHYQERREWSSLRVQCDDSASAELLHKLGFLIA, from the coding sequence GTGAAAATCCTGGTTGATGAAAATATGCCGTACGCGACTGAATTGTTCAGTCGCCTGGGAAACGTACAGGCCGTGCCTGGCCGCCCAATTCCGAGTGATGCGCTGGCGGATGCCGATGCGTTGATGGTGCGCTCGGTGACCAAAGTGAATGAAGCGCTGCTGGTCGGCACCCGCATTGGTTTTGTCGGCACCGCGACAGCCGGCACCGATCACGTAGACGACGCCTGGTTGCAACAGCAGGGCATAGGTTTTTCTGCGGCCCCGGGGTGCAACGCCATTGCCGTGGTGGAGTATGTCTTCTCTGCGCTGATGTTGCTGGCCGAGCGTGACGGTTTTCACCTGCGCGATAAAACCGTCGGCATTATCGGCGTCGGCAACGTAGGTTCACGGCTGGATGCCCGTTTGAAAGCCCTGGGCGTGCGTACCTTACTGTGCGATCCGCCGCGTGCCGATCGCGGTGACAGCGGTGAATTCTGGCCGCTGGAGAAGCTGGTGGCGGAAGCTGACGTGCTGACCTTCCATACTCCGCTGAATAAATCCGGTCCTTACCATTCACTGCACCTGGCGGACGCCGATTTGCTGGCGGCGCTGCCGGACAACCGGATTCTGATCAACGCTTGCCGCGGTCCGGTCGTCGACAACGCGGCGCTGTTGCAGGCGCTGGAAAAAGGCAAAAAGCTGAGCACGGTGCTGGACGTGTGGGAACCGGAGCCGGAGCTGTCTCTGCCGCTGCTGGCGCGGGTCGATATCGGTACCGCGCATATCGCCGGTTACACGCTGGAGGGCAAGGCGCGCGGCACGACGCAGGTCTTCGAGGCCTTCAGCCGCCATCTGGGGCAGCCGCAGCAGATCGAACTGGCCTCATTGTTGCCGGTGCCGGAGTTCAGCCAGATCCAGCTCAATGGTCCACTGGACGAAGGCAAATTAAAACGATTGATGCACTTGGTGTATGATGTGCGCCGCGACGACGCACCACTGCGTAAAGTGGCCGGGCAACCGGGCGAGTTTGATCGTCTGCGCAAACATTATCAGGAGCGCCGTGAATGGTCTTCATTGCGCGTCCAGTGCGATGACAGCGCCAGTGCGGAACTGCTGCACAAGCTGGGCTTTTTGATCGCGTAA
- a CDS encoding AraC family transcriptional regulator: MSEIRHYPEALIPAPRPVQFRCEEFNARTEFQPHRHSWGQLMWVKAGVMVLRIGGQRFLAPPEFVLWAPAEIEHSCYNQRLAQCRMVDIALPLCVGLPEAPCLVSVTPIFRAIAEDFYARKQYIPQSKQDLRLCRALIDQLHVSPVQQTYLPTSEDKFLAPVLEALEHNPSDNTSLAAWATRVYTTERTLSRRCQQDLGMSFSEWRQRLRFLHAVSLLEQGKTVQEVALEVGYSSASAFIVMFQQIAGTTPERFRRA, encoded by the coding sequence ATGTCAGAAATCCGCCATTATCCCGAAGCGCTGATCCCGGCACCGCGTCCGGTACAGTTCCGCTGCGAGGAGTTTAATGCGCGCACCGAGTTCCAGCCGCATCGCCACAGCTGGGGACAGCTGATGTGGGTAAAAGCCGGTGTCATGGTGTTGCGCATTGGCGGTCAGCGCTTTCTGGCACCGCCGGAGTTTGTGTTATGGGCGCCGGCGGAGATTGAACACTCCTGTTATAACCAGCGCCTGGCGCAGTGCCGTATGGTGGATATTGCTCTGCCGCTGTGCGTCGGCCTGCCGGAAGCGCCTTGCCTGGTCAGCGTCACTCCGATTTTCCGTGCCATTGCCGAAGACTTTTACGCCCGCAAACAATACATCCCGCAAAGCAAACAGGATTTACGCTTGTGCCGCGCATTGATAGACCAACTGCATGTTTCGCCGGTGCAACAAACTTATCTGCCGACCTCCGAAGACAAATTTTTGGCACCGGTGCTGGAAGCGCTGGAGCACAACCCGTCGGACAATACCTCGCTCGCCGCCTGGGCCACCCGGGTCTACACCACCGAACGCACCCTGTCGCGCCGTTGCCAGCAGGACCTGGGGATGTCGTTTAGCGAATGGCGCCAGCGACTGCGTTTTCTCCATGCCGTTTCATTATTGGAACAGGGAAAAACCGTGCAGGAGGTCGCGCTGGAAGTGGGCTACAGCTCGGCGTCGGCGTTTATTGTCATGTTTCAGCAAATCGCCGGCACCACCCCCGAGCGCTTTCGCCGGGCATGA
- a CDS encoding DMT family transporter has protein sequence MNMIFPLLAVLIWSINAVVSKLSATAIDPAAISFYRWLLALITLTPFVLPGVIRHWSAIRANWWKLLVLGMLGMVLYQSLAYYAAHSVSALFMGIIVSLIPLLTILISIVLLRVAPTVGIAIGSLLSLGGLIWLVSAGNPGELLQHGIGKGEWMMLAATASYALYGVLTKRWAIALPNWQSLYVQILFGVVLLLPNFLMAQDVSLTSQNIPLVLFAGIPASIVAPYLWIHGVMRLGANTASIFMNLAPVFTAIIAVLFLHEHLHSYHLIGGGITLLGVILSQRLRTPLGRKAKQAAECQS, from the coding sequence ATGAATATGATCTTCCCTTTGCTGGCGGTTTTGATTTGGTCAATCAATGCCGTGGTCAGTAAGCTCTCGGCCACCGCTATCGATCCGGCCGCGATCTCCTTCTACCGCTGGTTGCTGGCGCTGATCACCCTGACGCCATTTGTGCTGCCTGGCGTGATCCGCCACTGGTCGGCAATACGCGCCAACTGGTGGAAATTGCTGGTCCTCGGCATGTTGGGCATGGTGCTGTATCAGAGCCTGGCCTATTACGCAGCGCACAGCGTCAGCGCGCTATTTATGGGCATTATTGTTTCACTGATCCCATTACTGACCATTCTGATCAGCATAGTGCTATTGCGCGTCGCGCCCACGGTAGGCATTGCCATCGGCAGCCTGTTGTCTTTGGGCGGCTTGATCTGGCTGGTGAGTGCCGGTAACCCGGGTGAGTTGCTGCAGCACGGCATCGGCAAGGGGGAATGGATGATGCTCGCCGCCACCGCCTCTTATGCGCTGTACGGCGTGCTGACCAAACGTTGGGCAATTGCCCTGCCGAACTGGCAGTCGTTGTATGTGCAGATCCTGTTCGGCGTGGTGCTGTTACTGCCGAACTTCCTGATGGCACAAGACGTGTCTCTGACCAGCCAAAATATTCCGCTGGTGCTGTTTGCCGGCATTCCGGCCTCGATTGTCGCACCTTACCTGTGGATCCACGGTGTTATGCGCCTGGGGGCCAATACCGCGTCGATCTTTATGAACCTGGCACCGGTATTTACCGCCATCATTGCGGTGCTGTTCCTGCATGAACACCTGCACAGCTACCATCTGATCGGCGGCGGCATTACCCTACTGGGCGTGATCCTGTCGCAGCGCCTGCGTACGCCGCTGGGGCGCAAAGCAAAACAAGCCGCAGAATGTCAGAGCTAA
- a CDS encoding sensor histidine kinase, translating to MRWFNAPRSLFYQLLLFFGLPLLVLGGISIYTHYFSAMNAATLAYDRTLLASARTVAERLVVRNGRLEADVPYVVLDSFERNMNDQLYYEVISPQGVSISGYDDLPTMPPHILRSSLYPALVHFYDAEYRGRPIRVAALYQPVNESGVMGMATILVAETLESRRYLARQMMLSALLSQGTVVVLTMILAFALLKRVLKPMRKLSGIMLRRDPGELTPLPMVLPWSEMQPLLLAFNRYIERLRLMVARQERFSADASHQLRTPLTVLKTQVGVALASDKPQQWRESLLAMSATLDNTVALTDRLLYLSRLKAHEHHADRQLQPVNLAQVLRDACFSRLPQARSKRIDLGYEGEAVCWVGGETLLLTELCANLLDNALKYTPYQGTVTARLTLDKQAGEGILEIEDSGPGIAQQDTAQALQPFHRLDNVGDQPGAGLGLALVSDITRYHGTRPELLTSATLGGLLVRVRFQLLS from the coding sequence ATGAGGTGGTTTAACGCGCCGCGATCGCTGTTTTATCAATTGTTGTTGTTCTTTGGCTTGCCGCTGCTGGTGTTGGGCGGCATCTCGATTTATACCCACTACTTCAGCGCGATGAATGCCGCGACGCTGGCTTACGATCGCACGTTGCTGGCGTCGGCGCGCACCGTGGCGGAGCGGCTGGTGGTACGTAATGGCCGGCTTGAGGCGGATGTGCCTTATGTGGTGCTCGACAGCTTTGAGCGCAACATGAACGATCAGCTTTACTACGAAGTGATCTCACCGCAGGGCGTAAGTATCTCCGGCTATGACGATCTGCCGACGATGCCGCCGCATATTTTGCGCTCAAGCCTGTATCCGGCGCTGGTGCATTTCTACGACGCCGAATATCGCGGCCGGCCGATCCGCGTGGCGGCGCTGTACCAGCCGGTCAACGAATCCGGAGTGATGGGCATGGCAACCATTCTGGTGGCAGAAACCCTGGAGTCGCGCCGCTATCTGGCGCGGCAGATGATGCTTTCCGCTTTGCTCAGCCAGGGAACCGTGGTGGTACTGACCATGATCCTGGCCTTTGCGTTGCTCAAGCGAGTGCTTAAGCCGATGCGCAAGCTTTCCGGCATTATGCTGCGGCGCGATCCGGGTGAGCTGACGCCGCTGCCGATGGTGTTACCCTGGTCGGAAATGCAGCCGCTGCTGCTGGCGTTCAACCGGTATATTGAACGGCTGCGGCTGATGGTGGCGCGACAGGAGCGTTTTAGCGCCGACGCTTCACATCAGCTGCGCACGCCGTTGACCGTATTGAAAACCCAGGTGGGAGTGGCGCTGGCCAGCGATAAGCCGCAGCAGTGGCGGGAAAGCTTGCTGGCCATGAGCGCAACGCTGGATAACACCGTGGCGCTGACCGATCGCCTGCTCTACCTTTCGCGGCTCAAAGCTCATGAGCACCACGCCGATCGCCAACTGCAGCCGGTAAACCTGGCGCAGGTGCTGCGTGACGCCTGCTTTTCACGTTTACCCCAGGCCCGCAGCAAGCGTATCGATTTGGGGTACGAGGGAGAAGCGGTTTGTTGGGTCGGCGGAGAAACGCTGTTGCTAACCGAACTGTGCGCCAACTTGCTGGATAACGCACTGAAGTATACGCCGTATCAGGGCACGGTCACCGCACGTTTAACCCTGGACAAGCAGGCCGGGGAGGGAATATTGGAAATTGAAGACAGCGGCCCGGGTATTGCCCAACAGGATACCGCGCAGGCGCTGCAGCCGTTTCATCGGCTGGATAACGTGGGTGATCAACCCGGTGCCGGATTGGGGCTGGCGCTGGTCAGCGATATTACCCGTTATCACGGCACCCGCCCGGAGCTGTTGACCTCGGCCACGCTGGGTGGCCTGCTGGTGCGGGTGCGTTTTCAATTGTTATCTTAG
- the tctD gene encoding transcriptional regulator TctD, translated as MRLLLVEDHPELSHWLQKALTGVGFAVDVAPDGLAADHLLLNESYALVVLDVALPRLNGLELLARLRKRGQDLPVLLLTARTDVADRVKGLNLGADDYLTKPFELDELEARIRALLRRSVGVTPQALQYGALTYHDEGYFQLDDKPLQLTPRELAVLTALIHRRGRPVAKQQLFEQVFTLADEANPESIELYVHRLRKKLQGSNVAIITLRGLGYSLELCNEVV; from the coding sequence ATGCGTCTGTTATTGGTTGAGGATCATCCCGAGTTATCCCACTGGCTGCAAAAGGCGTTAACCGGCGTCGGTTTTGCCGTCGACGTCGCGCCGGACGGGCTGGCGGCCGATCATCTGTTGTTAAACGAATCCTATGCGCTGGTGGTGCTGGACGTGGCGCTGCCGCGGTTGAACGGTCTGGAACTGCTGGCCCGCCTGCGCAAGCGAGGGCAGGACTTACCGGTGCTGCTGTTGACGGCCAGAACCGACGTCGCCGATCGGGTTAAAGGGTTGAACCTGGGGGCGGACGATTATCTCACCAAGCCTTTCGAACTGGATGAGTTGGAGGCGCGCATTCGGGCGCTGCTGCGCCGCAGCGTTGGCGTGACTCCTCAGGCGCTGCAATACGGTGCGCTGACCTATCACGATGAAGGCTATTTTCAGTTGGACGACAAACCGCTGCAATTGACGCCGCGTGAACTGGCGGTGCTGACCGCGTTGATCCACCGCCGTGGTCGGCCGGTCGCCAAACAGCAGCTGTTTGAACAGGTGTTTACCTTGGCCGACGAGGCCAATCCGGAAAGCATCGAACTCTATGTCCACCGGCTGCGAAAAAAACTGCAGGGCAGCAACGTGGCGATCATCACTCTGCGCGGTCTGGGCTACAGCCTGGAGCTTTGCAATGAGGTGGTTTAA
- a CDS encoding Bug family tripartite tricarboxylate transporter substrate binding protein — protein sequence MKKIITRTLTATALLLATQQAFALEAPKRTECIAPAKPGGGFDLTCKLIQVSLQETKAIDKPMRVTYMPGGVGAVAYNAIVAQRPAEFGTVVAFSGGSLLNLSQGKFGRYNVDDVKWLAAVGTDYGMIAVRADSPYKTLKDLMNAFQKDPNSVVFGAGASIGSQDWMKTALLAREVGVDPHKMRYVAFEGGGEPVTALLGNHIQAVSGDLSEMVPYLQGDKIRVLAVYSEQRLPGQLADVPTAKEQGFNLVWPIIRGFYVGPKVTEEEYQWWLDTFKKMMTTDEFKQQRDLRGLFEFDLTGKELDAYVKNQVNQYREQAKVFGLAK from the coding sequence ATGAAAAAAATAATCACCCGCACACTGACCGCTACCGCCCTGCTGCTGGCCACCCAACAGGCTTTTGCCCTGGAAGCGCCGAAACGCACCGAATGCATCGCTCCTGCCAAGCCTGGCGGGGGGTTTGACCTGACCTGCAAGCTGATTCAGGTCTCGCTGCAAGAAACCAAAGCCATCGACAAACCGATGCGCGTGACCTATATGCCCGGCGGGGTCGGCGCGGTGGCTTACAACGCCATCGTGGCTCAGCGCCCGGCGGAATTCGGCACGGTAGTCGCCTTCTCCGGCGGTTCGCTGCTGAATTTGTCACAGGGAAAATTCGGCCGTTACAACGTCGATGACGTGAAGTGGCTGGCCGCGGTGGGTACCGACTACGGCATGATCGCCGTGCGCGCCGACTCGCCGTACAAAACCCTGAAAGACCTGATGAACGCCTTCCAGAAAGATCCCAATAGCGTGGTGTTCGGCGCTGGGGCCTCTATCGGCAGCCAGGACTGGATGAAAACCGCGCTGCTGGCGCGCGAAGTCGGCGTCGATCCCCACAAGATGCGTTACGTGGCATTCGAAGGCGGCGGCGAGCCGGTTACCGCCCTGCTCGGCAACCACATTCAGGCCGTTTCCGGCGATTTGAGCGAAATGGTGCCCTACCTACAGGGTGACAAAATTCGCGTGCTGGCAGTGTACTCCGAACAGCGTCTGCCGGGTCAGTTAGCCGATGTTCCGACCGCCAAAGAGCAAGGGTTCAATCTGGTCTGGCCGATCATTCGCGGCTTCTACGTTGGCCCGAAGGTCACGGAAGAGGAGTACCAGTGGTGGCTCGATACCTTCAAGAAAATGATGACAACCGATGAATTCAAGCAACAGCGCGATCTGCGCGGCCTGTTTGAATTCGACCTGACCGGCAAAGAATTGGACGCCTACGTGAAAAACCAGGTCAATCAGTACCGTGAACAGGCCAAAGTTTTCGGCCTGGCCAAATAA
- a CDS encoding tripartite tricarboxylate transporter TctB family protein, translated as MSDRIFAGFWLLLCIGGLFIGWGIQSEYSYEPLGPRPFPLAILSLMALCAALLLLNKPQAVEWPHNKVMQRLLVLVITLVLYAWGFEWLGFPLATALLTFSIGLLFQASLTAALVSGAIMGVALYYAFDRLLDVTLPLGVWLS; from the coding sequence ATGAGCGATCGCATTTTTGCCGGGTTCTGGCTGCTGCTGTGTATCGGCGGCCTGTTTATCGGCTGGGGTATCCAGAGCGAATACAGCTATGAACCGCTGGGGCCGCGCCCCTTCCCGCTGGCTATTCTCAGCCTGATGGCGCTGTGTGCGGCACTGCTGCTGTTGAACAAACCGCAGGCCGTTGAATGGCCGCACAACAAGGTGATGCAGCGCCTGCTGGTGCTGGTGATCACGCTGGTGCTGTACGCCTGGGGCTTCGAGTGGCTGGGCTTCCCGCTGGCGACCGCGTTGCTGACCTTCAGCATTGGCCTGCTGTTCCAGGCCAGCCTGACGGCGGCATTGGTGTCCGGCGCGATCATGGGTGTTGCGCTCTATTACGCCTTTGACCGCTTACTTGATGTGACACTGCCACTCGGCGTTTGGCTGAGCTAA
- a CDS encoding tripartite tricarboxylate transporter permease, with translation METWMYLSQGFEVALVPQNLIIALIGCFVGTIVGLLPGLGPINGVAILLPLAFALKLPAESALILLATVYIGCEYGGRISSILLNVPGDAAAIMTALDGYPMAQQGRAGVALSISAVSSFVGSMIAIGGIILFAPLLARWSLAFGPAEYFALMVFAIACLGSMMSQNPLKSLLAALIGLGLATVGVDANTGVYRFTFDSVHLSDGVQFIVVVIGLFSVSEILLMLESTSTGQKLVRKTGRLLFNRKEAAECVGPTLRSSVIGFFVGILPGAGATIASALTYMTEKKISGNSETFGKGDIRGVAAPEAANNASACGSFIPMLTLGVPGSGTTAVMMGALTLYNITPGPAMFTEQPDIVWGLIAALLIANVILLIMNLPLVGLFTRMLTVPLWFLVPAIAAVSAVGVYAVHSTTFDLLLMVGLGVFGYILRKMHFPMSPLILGFVLGEMLEQNLRRALSISNGEFSILWGSGIAQTLLVLAVSVLVLPLLLRRVRKRRLTAEAAKAE, from the coding sequence ATGGAAACCTGGATGTATTTGTCTCAAGGGTTCGAGGTGGCGTTGGTGCCCCAGAACCTGATTATCGCCCTGATCGGCTGTTTCGTCGGCACCATTGTCGGCCTGCTGCCGGGACTGGGCCCGATCAACGGCGTGGCTATCCTGCTGCCGCTGGCGTTTGCGCTCAAGTTGCCGGCCGAGTCCGCGCTGATCCTGCTAGCGACGGTGTATATCGGCTGCGAATACGGCGGGCGTATCTCCTCGATCCTGCTCAATGTTCCGGGGGATGCCGCCGCGATCATGACCGCGCTGGACGGTTACCCCATGGCACAGCAAGGTCGTGCCGGCGTCGCGCTGTCGATTTCGGCGGTCAGCTCCTTTGTCGGTTCGATGATCGCCATCGGCGGGATCATTCTGTTTGCCCCGCTGCTGGCCCGTTGGTCACTGGCATTTGGCCCGGCGGAGTATTTCGCCCTGATGGTGTTCGCCATCGCCTGCCTGGGCAGCATGATGAGCCAGAACCCGTTGAAGTCGCTGCTGGCGGCGCTGATTGGCCTGGGGCTGGCGACGGTCGGGGTGGATGCCAACACCGGCGTTTATCGCTTTACCTTCGACAGCGTTCACCTCTCCGACGGCGTGCAGTTTATCGTGGTGGTGATTGGCCTGTTCTCGGTCAGTGAAATTCTGCTGATGCTGGAAAGCACCAGTACCGGGCAAAAACTGGTGCGTAAAACCGGCCGCCTGCTGTTTAACCGCAAAGAGGCCGCCGAGTGCGTGGGCCCTACGCTACGCTCTTCGGTGATCGGTTTCTTCGTCGGCATTCTGCCGGGTGCCGGGGCCACCATCGCCAGCGCCCTCACCTACATGACCGAAAAGAAAATCAGCGGCAACAGCGAAACCTTCGGTAAAGGGGATATTCGCGGCGTCGCCGCGCCTGAAGCGGCCAATAATGCTTCGGCCTGCGGCTCGTTCATTCCGATGCTGACGCTGGGCGTACCGGGCTCCGGTACCACCGCGGTAATGATGGGAGCGCTGACGCTATACAACATCACGCCTGGCCCGGCAATGTTCACCGAACAGCCGGATATTGTCTGGGGACTGATTGCCGCGCTGCTGATTGCCAACGTGATCCTGCTGATCATGAACCTGCCGCTGGTGGGCCTGTTTACCCGTATGCTGACCGTTCCATTGTGGTTCCTGGTACCGGCGATTGCCGCGGTGTCGGCGGTCGGTGTTTACGCGGTACACAGCACCACCTTTGATCTGCTGTTGATGGTCGGGCTGGGGGTGTTTGGTTACATACTGAGGAAAATGCACTTCCCAATGTCACCGCTGATCCTGGGCTTCGTTCTGGGGGAGATGCTGGAGCAAAACCTGCGCCGTGCGCTGTCGATCAGCAACGGTGAGTTCAGCATCCTGTGGGGCAGCGGCATCGCGCAAACGCTGCTGGTGCTGGCGGTATCCGTGCTGGTGCTGCCGCTGCTGTTGCGCAGAGTGCGCAAACGCCGCCTGACGGCGGAAGCGGCCAAGGCTGAGTAA
- a CDS encoding CatB-related O-acetyltransferase translates to MTEKHWSKTELLHQTVTNPNIIVKGTHSYYSDYLDDGFERSVVRYLHGDEVSQQWQPLGTIDQLLIGDYVCIAAEAVILMGGNHTHRADWFCLYPMMESILASYQPRGDTRLGDGCWIGMRAMLMPGVTIGEGAIVAAGSVVTKDVEPYTLVGGNPARPIRLRFAPQIVARLLALRIYDLSAEDFAQVQPLLANDDIAALERAISEIKR, encoded by the coding sequence ATGACTGAAAAACACTGGTCAAAAACAGAACTGTTACACCAAACGGTGACCAACCCCAATATTATCGTCAAAGGGACCCACAGCTATTACAGCGACTACCTGGATGACGGCTTTGAGCGCTCCGTGGTGCGTTATTTGCACGGAGACGAGGTCAGCCAACAGTGGCAGCCGCTTGGGACGATAGACCAACTGCTGATCGGCGATTATGTCTGCATTGCCGCCGAAGCGGTGATCCTGATGGGGGGCAACCATACCCATCGTGCCGATTGGTTCTGCCTGTATCCGATGATGGAAAGCATTCTGGCTTCCTATCAGCCGAGGGGCGACACCCGGTTAGGGGACGGCTGCTGGATAGGCATGCGGGCGATGCTGATGCCGGGCGTGACGATTGGTGAAGGAGCGATAGTCGCCGCCGGCAGCGTTGTGACGAAGGATGTTGAGCCTTACACCCTGGTGGGGGGTAATCCGGCGCGACCAATAAGACTGCGCTTTGCTCCGCAGATTGTAGCCAGGCTACTCGCTTTGCGCATTTATGATCTGTCGGCCGAGGATTTTGCTCAGGTGCAGCCTTTGCTGGCCAATGACGATATTGCAGCCCTTGAACGGGCGATAAGCGAAATTAAGCGTTAA